A segment of the Manihot esculenta cultivar AM560-2 chromosome 13, M.esculenta_v8, whole genome shotgun sequence genome:
TCGGTATGTGTTGCTCATTTGGATGAGTTTCTGAACCTGAAGCAATAGCAGGAGCACTATAAATAGCACAATTCACTTTAGATTCAGTTGTGGACTCACCATCACGTTGCTCAATGGATCGACATTCAGAAATTGAGCTGGAATTGACAACTACAGCACCACTTCCTTCTGTAACACTTGGCTTCTCATTCCACAGCTCACTTGATTTACTATCACCACCTGAACGTGAATGGATGACCATATCAGAGCCCTTTAACTCACTTCCTTTATATTTACTTCTTGACTTGCTATTCACTTGCTCCTTCGAGTTTCCACTTGGGTCTGAACTATTTTGAGCAACCCCATCACTCGGTCCTGATTTAATGCTCGACTCACCAATGTTGATGTTAGAAGTACAGGCGCTTAAACTAGTTGCATTATGAGTTATTGTCCTTGAAGGAGGCATGTCGTGATAATGTTGTCCCTCGTAACTGGTTATAACCATTTTTGTGTCATGAGATGCTCTCTCTACATGTTTCTTAGCGGGGCATCCAGGATTTGAGCACCTGTAGTAGCTCCTACATAATTCAAGTGTAGATCATAAGTAAGGATAACTTCTTTTGACTGAGATGAGCTGTAATGCAGTGCAAATTAACTATATTTGAAGTCCTAATGCTCATCAGCGTTTTCACTTGAGAACTATTGCTATTATTTCTGCTGAGTAGGAGACTAATGGGAAAATATACAACCATATGGATCAAAATGAACTGGATAACAAACTTCTTGCCGCttatgtaaaaataatatatataaataaagcatctggaattaatagaaaaatactGTTAGGACTTCTCATGTAATTTATCTTGAATGACCCTGAATGTGATaattaaacttaattaattaataattacctTGGGTTTGGATTGCCTTTAACTAATTTCTGCCCATATTTGCGCCAACGGTACCCATCATTCACAATATCTACCTCACTTAAAGTTTGAATAACAAGACGGGGTTCACTTGTTGGCTTATCTACAGCCACAGGTTCAACAATACGGTTGCCTTTCTTCCTGTTTAATTTATTGGCAGATAAAAACAAGGGTTATTTCACAAATAATCAGtaaagtaataaataaataaatgaactatttttttttaacatactGTCGTTTTGAGCGTGGGTCATCATCGTTTTCAACCTCATCTTTTATCTTATTTGATTCTGATAGTTCACCTTTTTTGTTCTCACTTTTTGTAACAGCTGAAATCTGGGAGGTACTTGTTGACTTGAGTAGATGAGACGCATGATCTTCtgcaatttattatttaattttggttacaAGTATTAAAATAAGTCAataattaagagatagagatcAATTATTTTTCCCTCTTACCTTCTGTGCCAGTTGATGAAGGCTCATCAGCCATCTCTTTAACAGACAGCACGAACCCAACGGCTAGTGGAAGATTTTGCTCAGACTTTGGATGATCATGTTGACCAAAGTAAATAATATCTGCAATCTGGCCGTCCTGTGAATGTTCCAATTGCTTTTTCACAGAACAGTTCGGATGTGTACATTTGTAATAGCTCCGAATGAATTCATTTCCTTtaacaagtttctgcccataTTTTCGCCAATGATATCCATCTTCTGACACTTTTTCGCGAACAATCGGAGTTTTACTTGCCTGACCAGATTGCAGGGAACTGGAGCCAGTACCAGGGATCTGTGAGACTTTACCTGGCATTGTAGAGGAGATACTTCCTTCTTTTTCTAACTGCGATATATGGATTCCAGCATTACCATCCTGCAGAGTTTTGTCAGGGGTGACAGTTGTGACTTCTTCATCTTGCGCTGTATGAATTACATTATCATCAATCTGTTGTGTCGTGTGACTCCCACTATCTGAGCTCTGTGTTTTCTGCAATTTATCAGAAGCAAATTCATCTGTACCTTCCCTTGAAGAAACCATGGGACTTATGGAAGCTATTATTCACCACAAGCCTGAATAAATGCTACGTGGTGCTGGTTGTTTATACCTGTGAAAGTATGAAAGAAGTCATgcgcaaaaaaataaaaaagaaaaaggaagaagaagaagaagataattcAGACTTGCCATCCAATtttttccatatttatactAATATATGCCTCAGGCGTTGCCCCCTCACTCTCCATTGAGAaccattataaatataataaatttgccTATTTCAACAGATTGTGAAAGTCTTgagtatatattttaaaattagggTTTGAGATATAAGCGATTTTAACTTGTTCTTGTTTCAtcgtattaaaaaaaaaaaaaaaaaattgttttactGTCTTGTCCATGGATCTAAACTTTATAACGAAGctacataaataattttatcttcctttctctctctatctttctctttttttaccCTCTCTATATATTGTGTTTGTGCTCATTATGTATTCCAAATTCTTGAGCGTGCTATAACAAACTAATATAAGAGCAACTGAGCATGCAATCTGGGGTATTGATGGCATACTCTTTAACGAAGTATGGGGTTATTGATGGCATATTCAACCACGTATGAGGTAAGAATGTTTAATAGATTATCGAACTTCAACTAgtggaaaattaaaataaatcttcATTAATTTTGCAAGGTTTTTAAAAGATAGTCAAATATAATTTTCTAGAGGGCAACAACCGTTTATTGAGATGCAATCTCTGCATCATACGCATTGAACCAAGCAAATGACAGCCCTTCGGATTTTCAAGCAAATGAATCAGACCATATGGTCGCATAAATGAAAAAATACCAACATGACAAAATACGGTAACTTGCATCAATTGTTACTGTCTTTCAAGTCAGTCAAGTTGTTCCAATTTCACAATCAAAGCTTTTATTTTCGGTTCAATTTGGTAATCATCACTGGAATGTTTGAATTACAGTGAATCACTAACCCTGTTTTCAACATGGGCTGCTACTTACACATGTTTTATGCTTAGGAGAGCGTTAGGCGACTTAAACGCACTTCAGTGCATtcggaaaataataataataacaataattacaCATGTTTTATACTTTGAGAACGTTAGACGATTTAAGCGCACTTCAATTCAGTGCATTCAGAAAAAGGGTGATATTCAACTGCAATCTTAATTCAAAtgtaagaaaaagaaattctagTGGATTTTGTTGAGTTTTTTTGCCAATTCACTAATTAAAATGCTGATGATTCCACAGTGATGACTAAATATAGAAGTTCCAACAAACAGACTGACATCCTGAAATTCAGTCCAAAGGAATGATTCAATTCATCCTAACAAAAGAACATTCCATCCAGCACAGCCAATGCATGACTGCTCCAACTTTACCCTTAACAAACCAAACAAATTCTTTCCGATGTACTCAAAAACcaaccaaccaaccaaccaAACAAACAGAAGCACATTACAAAGAATCCTACAGAATAATGCAAATTCAGAATTTTCTTATGCATAATATTTTTggataaaacattaaaaataaaaagtccaaAAATTTTACGTTTATGAAATATTGTTAAGGTTATAACAAGCAAATTTCTCTTCCAACGCAGTAAATTCTATCAAATCTCTTCCGTTTAAAAAAATTCAGGAAATTTTTCAAGAACCTCCATAAGTAAATTCCATCAAAATTTCCCAAATACTATCAGAAAAGTGTCTGCGGAGACAGTGCATAGTTCAAAGAAAATTGAACAAGAGAAAAAGGATAATTGAAAATCAAATTACTTTTGGACCATGATTCTTCGAAcaacctttcttttttttttttttaaaaaaaaaaaagtaaaaataaaatcaagtaaTTCAACTCTGGTAAGAACAAAGCTAGTACTAGGCTCAAAAATTCAATTTCTGGTCCATTTCTTACAAGTTTTCTGAGCAACCAAACACCATGTACTAACTGAGAGAGCTCCAATTCCATACTTAATAGAGAGAATTAAAATCAAGTAGGCCACAAAGAAGGAAGTGACCATCAACATCCATAGTAACACCAAAAGGAACCAAGCCTTCAATTCAGAGCTCGAGTAGAAAAACTTACAGCAGAGGATTAATCAGGTGCTCAAACTTCCACCTGAAACCGGTTGGATTTTCCTCAGAATCAGGGCCGCAGATCACGCCGGTCTCGGGATCCTAGCCGGCGAGTGGATGGTTAGTGCGTTTAGGGAAGTTGAAACTTTCAAGGctacaagaaaaaaaagaataaaataaaggaCACAACAACTGTATAGAGAGAGAAAGCGAGAGCGGGGAGGGGAGGGGAAGAAGAGCAGGGAAATGATTGAATGTGGTGAGGGAACAGTTAAGAATCTATGATGTTTCTGATTGGAGATCTGAGGTTCTGATTGCCTATCTCTGATGTTTGcgtattatctatttttctcgATTTTACTCTCGCATATGACCCGTCGGATCAAATATCATGATTCATGAATAGCGGAAAAATGTAATTAGGCCTCTAAATTTTTGAGCTTAAatatgtttaatttaatttttttaattaaataaaatcatcaGCTTTAACTTTACGTTTACATAAAtccttatttaataaaaatttttattagtaagatatatttttaatttttaaatactaaaataaaaattttaagagtaaaaaatagtaaatattttttattatttaacttaagaatagtaaataatttttaatattacaaaaaatattttgttatgaaaataataatattttagatttaGTTACCGAAAATTctatctttttaaatttttataattacattttatattaatttaattattaattaaattctaaacttcttgtataaatatatttcaccattatttttaattattaattaaattctgagctttatatataaatatattttttcgtTATTTTCAGTATTAGTATCAGGTTATTTGCCATATTAacaaattttagaatataattaataaaaatctaaaaGGTCAGGGATATAGTTGTAAAATTcatcttatttaaaattaaaattcatttacttatttaatattattattatacttattttagtttattaaaaatttacatatatcaacttatattaattcaattttgaattaatccaaccttctaaattatttttttaaaaatctatcctaattattattttagttaaaaagtaaataattaaaaatatgattaaaaatattttataaaaaaatttaaaaaaacatattataaaaataaaatttatttggttattaaattaatatttagtgCAATTGCAATTATattgttaattatatttttttaatttttttacttttaaatatattgttaatcatgtatttttctaaactataataatatttagagtAACAACAGCCAATGGAAGCGAGAGTGATCACCGGATGTAGCTCGATTTCCAAA
Coding sequences within it:
- the LOC110630562 gene encoding WRKY transcription factor 1, which gives rise to MVSSREGTDEFASDKLQKTQSSDSGSHTTQQIDDNVIHTAQDEEVTTVTPDKTLQDGNAGIHISQLEKEGSISSTMPGKVSQIPGTGSSSLQSGQASKTPIVREKVSEDGYHWRKYGQKLVKGNEFIRSYYKCTHPNCSVKKQLEHSQDGQIADIIYFGQHDHPKSEQNLPLAVGFVLSVKEMADEPSSTGTEEDHASHLLKSTSTSQISAVTKSENKKGELSESNKIKDEVENDDDPRSKRQKKGNRIVEPVAVDKPTSEPRLVIQTLSEVDIVNDGYRWRKYGQKLVKGNPNPRSYYRCSNPGCPAKKHVERASHDTKMVITSYEGQHYHDMPPSRTITHNATSLSACTSNINIGESSIKSGPSDGVAQNSSDPSGNSKEQVNSKSRSKYKGSELKGSDMVIHSRSGGDSKSSELWNEKPSVTEGSGAVVVNSSSISECRSIEQRDGESTTESKVNCAIYSAPAIASGSETHPNEQHIPNAEPVQS